In Phaseolus vulgaris cultivar G19833 chromosome 10, P. vulgaris v2.0, whole genome shotgun sequence, a single genomic region encodes these proteins:
- the LOC137818318 gene encoding disease resistance protein RUN1-like isoform X1 translates to MELASSSSKLPRMYHVLINFNGEDIQRRFVSHLDSALSAVGFTTFLHHPNAQNPLHFQQPVLNLCRVAIVVFTKTYSQSAWCLDQLQQIIKWHQTYCRHVLPVYYEIEPSDVRLQKGDFGKAFKATAHQTFSAEQLEHAISRWSHALTKAANFFGCDESNYRSDAELVDKIVKTVLHFPVLSATKFPVGLQSHIEDLIRTIKNKSTEVCTIAICGKEGSGKTTLAKAIYYQLHDTFTEKSFIEEIGQVSGIRENLGLLEQLLSDVLKSKVEIDSFEMGRTMIRERLPGKRVLIVLDDVPELNRQLLWECRHDLGGGSVIIITTRSEILLRIYQADSVLQVKSMNANESLEFLSWHAFRETKPKQEYHLLAERVVSCCGGLPLALEVIGTYLYERTKEEWNSVLLLLNRIHQHNVQWKLKISFDGLRNQMEKDLFLDVCCSFVGKSRTYVTKILNGCGIDADSGIKVLIKHSLIQINKNNKLIMHSLLREMGREIISKISGKEPENSKLWFDKDARYSLLENTLFSSKGTKVIQSLPIGRDFFGRYPLQVRDSTRLLEVAGDSEYHFKNLRWISLGGFSSEYLPNHFYLHDAIAIDLKHSLLRFVWKEPQVLTLLKVLDLSHSKYLIETPDFSGLPSLEQLILKDCPRLRQVHQSIECLCYLTLLNLQDCTNLSNLPRKIYKLKSLKTLILSGCSKIDLMEKDIVGLKSLITIMAENTVTKQLPFTIVSPKSIGYIFLRGCEELSHNFFPSIIRSRMWPTTNPLSYTHPFMDMEDNSWDEITAFLRSLANLRSVLVECDAEFHLSDQVKTIVVEYGGNITESAISKNHLKSFLTGIGRYKEFFNTLNDSIPKVFGSSESCDVSLPGDNDPYWLAHMGDGHSVSFTVPQDRVVKGMALCVVYLSTFQIIEPELSTVLIVNYSKCTCQIHNHGTVISFNNEDWPDIMSNLGSGDKLEIFVSLGHDLVVKHTTVYLINELEKEPVPKNKSLLKFIKKTLM, encoded by the exons ATGGAATTGGCGTCTTCATCATCAAAACTGCCACGGATGTATCATGTGCTCATAAACTTTAATGGAGAAGACATCCAAAGGAGATTTGTTTCTCATCTCGATTCTGCCCTCTCTGCTGTTGGCTTCACCACTTTCCTTCACCACCCCAATGCACAGAACCCACTTCACTTCCAACAACCTGTTCTCAATCTCTGTCGGGTAGCGATTGTTGTTTTCACCAAAACCTATTCTCAATCTGCTTGGTGTCTTGATCAGCTCCAACAAATCATTAAATGGCACCAAACTTACTGCCGACATGTTCTGCCTGTTTATTACGAAATTGAGCCATCTGATGTACGTCTTCAGAAGGGTGATTTTGGAAAAGCCTTCAAAGCAACTGCACACCAAACATTTTCAGCAGAACAACTGGAACATGCCATATCCAGGTGGAGCCACGCACTCACCAAAGCTGCAAATTTCTTTGGATGTGATGAGAGCAATTACAG GAGTGATGCAGAACTAGTGGACAAAATTGTTAAGACCGTTCTTCATTTTCCAGTATTGTCTGCTACTAAATTTCCAGTTGGATTACAATCGCACATAGAGGATCTGATTCGAACTATCAAAAATAAATCCACGGAAGTTTGTACGATAGCGATATGTGGAAAGGAAGGATCTGGTAAAACCACCCTTGCTAAAGCCATCTACTATCAACTTCATGATACATTCACGGAGAAAAGTTTCATTGAAGAGATCGGACAAGTTAGCGGAataagagagaatcttggtttACTAGAACAACTCCTTTCAGATGTCCTAAAATCAAAGGTAGAGATAGATAGCTTTGAGATGGGAAGAACTATGATTCGGGAAAGACTTCCTGGAAAAAGGGTGCTCATTGTACTTGACGATGTGCCTGAGCTTAATAGACAATTACTATGGGAATGCCGTCATGACTTAGGAGGAGGAAGTGTAATAATCATTACAACAAGATCTGAAATCTTACTGAGGATATATCAAGCTGATTCTGTTCTTCAGGTAAAGTCAATGAACGCCAACGAGTCCCTTGAGTTTCTTAGTTGGCACGCATTTAGAGAAACAAAACCAAAACAAGAATACCATCTCCTTGCAGAAAGAGTAGTTTCGTGTTGTGGAGGACTACCTCTAGCTCTTGAAGTCATTGGAACTTATTTATATGAAAGGACGAAAGAAGAATGGAATTCAGTATTGTTACTATTAAACCGAATTCACCAGCACAATGTTCAATGgaaattgaaaataagtttCGACGGTTTACGCAATCAAATGGAAAAAGATTTATTTCTTGATGTATGTTGTTCCTTTGTTGGTAAGAGCAGAACCTATGTTACGAAGATCCTAAATGGCTGTGGAATAGACGCTGATAGTGGAATAAAAGTTCTCATAAAGCATAGTCTCATACAAATTAataagaacaacaaattaataatGCATTCGTTGCTACGAGAAATGGGAAGAGAAATTATTAGTAAAATTTCAGGAAAAGAACCTGAGAACAGTAAACTGTGGTTTGATAAGGATGCAAGATATTCACTGTTAGAGAATACG CTCTTTTCATCTAAGGGCACAAAAGTCATTCAGAGTTTGCCTATCGGAAGAGATTTCTTCGGACGCTATCCTTTACAGGTAAGAGACTCAACGAGACTGCTGGAAGTCGCTGGAGATTCTGAGTACCATtttaagaatcttagatggatCAGTTTGGGAGGGTTTTCTTCAGAATACCTACCTAACCACTTTTATCTGCATGATGCAATAGCCATTGATTTAAAACACAGTCTTCTTCGATTCGTTTGGAAAGAACCTCAG GTTTTGACGCTGCTAAAAGTCCTTGATCTCAGTCACTCAAAGTATTTGATAGAAACCCCTGATTTTTCCGGACTCCCAAGTCTTGAACAGCTCATTCTCAAAGATTGTCCAAGATTGCGCCAAGTACACCAATCTATTGAATGTCTCTGCTATCTTACATTGCTAAATTTGCAGGACTGTACAAATCTAAGCAATCTCCCCAGAAAGATATATAAGTTGAAATCCTTAAAAACTCTGATTTTATCTGGTTGTTCGAAGATTGACTTAATGGAAAAAGATATAGTGGGATTGAAATCCTTGATAACTATAATGGCTGAAAATACAGTTACTAAACAATTGCCTTTTACAATTGTAAGCCCAAAAAGCATTGGATATATATTCCTACGTGGATGTGAGGAATTgtcacataatttttttccttcTATCATTCGGTCTCGGATGTGGCCAACAACGAATCCCCTATCTTATACTCATCCCTTCATGGATATGGAGGATAATAGTTGGGATGAAATTACAGCATTTCTTAGAAGCCTTGCCAATCTCCGAAGTGTTCTGGTGGAATGTGACGCCGAGTTTCATCTATCTGACCAAGTAAAAACTATAGTGGTCGAATATGGTGGAAATATTACAGAATCCGCAATTTCAAAGAATCACCTCAAGTCTTTTCTAACTGGTATTGGAAGATACAAAGAATTCTTCAATACTCTAAACGATAGCATACCTAAG GTATTTGGAAGCAGTGAGTCATGTGATGTTTCTCTCCCAGGTGACAACGATCCTTATTGGTTGGCCCATATGGGTGATGGACATTCTGTTTCTTTCACTGTGCCTCAAGATCGTGTCGTGAAGGGAATGGCTTTGTGTGTAGTTTATTTATCAACCTTCCAAATCATTGAACCTGAACTTAGTACTGTCTTAATTGTTAATTACTCGAAGTGCACATGTCAGATACACAACCATGGCACTGTAATTTCCTTCAATAATGAAGATTGGCCTGACATAATGTCAAATTTAGGATCAGGAGACAAGTTGGAGATTTTTGTGAGTTTGGGTCACGATTTGGTGGTTAAGCACACAACTGTCTATCTTATAAATGAGTTAGAAAAGGAGCCTGTGCCAAAGAACAAATCTCTCCTTAAATTCATAAAGAAAACTCTAATGTGA
- the LOC137818320 gene encoding disease resistance protein RPV1-like isoform X1, translating into MVLCLFLTVLHYCFLFFYQLMTSSIPPMEFASSSSKLPRMYDVLINFNGEDIQRKFVSHLDSALSAVGLTTFLHHPNALNPTHIQQPILNLCRVAIVVFTRTYSQSAWCLHQLQQIIKWHQTYYRHVLPVYYEIEPSDVRLQKGDFGEAFKATAQETFSRQQLEHGISRWSHALTKAANFFGWDENNHRSDAELVDKIVKIVLNLPLLSTTKFPVGLQSRVKDVILTIKSKSTQVFTIAICGMEGSGRTTLAKAIYNQIHGTFTEKSFIEDIAQVSQTRGYVPLQEQFLSDVVKTKVEISDVEMGKSMIWERLYGKRVLLVLDDLNDYGQLGLWGTSSWFGEGTVIIITMREEDLPSMHEVDSAFRINPMNANESLELLSWHAFREPKPKKEYRVLAKRVVAYCGALPLALEVIGTYLYKRTKDEWNRVLIRLDNIPQHEVPQILKISFDGLSNQIEKDLFLDVCCVFVGKSRAYVTKILNGCGVDPDSGIRVLIKRNLIKVKENNKFGMHHLLREMGSEIISEISREESRKNSRLWFDEDLQHVLSENTLFSSPGTKVIQRLYNGRDFFERYPLEVRDPSRLLKFAEDYEFHPKKLRWISLQRFSSKYLPNDFYLHDAIAIDLKHSLLRFLWKETPKVLACLKVLNLSHSKYLTKTPDFSRLPSLEQLILKDCPRLRQVHQSIGCLCNLILLNLKDCTSLSTLPSEICKLKSLKTLIISGCSKIDLLEKDIVQMESLRTLISENTDVKQVPFSIVSSKSFAYLFLPGFEGLSHNFFPSVIRSLMSPTMNPLSYIHSFMDMVDNSWDDISPLLSNLANLRSVLVQCDAKFELYEQVKTILVEYDANITESGISKDKFKASLTGVGRYKEFFNTVSDSIPKVFASSESCDVSLPGDNDPYWLAHMGDGHSVYFTVPQDRVVKGMALCVVYLSTSEIIEPELTTVLIVNYTKCTCQIHNHGTVISFNDEDWPDIMSNLGSGDKVEIFVTFGDGLVVKNTAVYLICGESNELEKEAVPKKKSLLKFIKRTLI; encoded by the exons ATGGTTTTGTGTCTTTTTTTGACTGTGTTGCATTATTGCTTTCTCTTCTTCTATCAGTTGATGACGTCATCAATTCCTCCCATGGAATTCGCTTCTTCATCATCCAAACTCCCACGGATGTACGATGTGCTCATCAACTTCAATGGAGAAGACATCCAAAGGAAATTTGTTTCTCATCTCGATTCTGCCCTCTCTGCTGTTGGCCTCACCACCTTCCTTCACCACCCCAATGCACTCAACCCAACGCACATCCAACAACCTATTCTCAATCTCTGTCGTGTAGCAATTGTTGTTTTCACCAGAACCTATTCTCAATCTGCTTGGTGTCTTCATCAGCTTCAACAAATCATCAAATGGCACCAAACTTATTACCGACATGTTCTGCCCGTTTATTACGAAATTGAGCCATCTGATGTACGTCTTCAGAAGGGTGATTTTGGTGAAGCCTTCAAAGCAACTGCACAGGAAACATTCTCACGACAACAACTGGAGCATGGCATTTCCAGATGGAGCCACGCACTCACCAAAGCTGCAAATTTCTTTGGATGGGATGAGAACAATCACAG GAGTGATGCAGAACTAGTGGATAAAATTGTTAAGATCGTTCTTAATTTACCACTCTTGTCTACAACTAAATTTCCAGTTGGATTACAATCCCGTGTGAAAGATGTGATTCTAACCATAAAAAGTAAATCCACCCAAGTTTTTACTATAGCGATATGTGGAATGGAAGGATCGGGTAGAACCACTCTTGCCAAAGCCATCTACAATCAAATTCATGGTACATTCACGGAGAAAAGTTTCATTGAAGATATTGCACAAGTTAGTCAAACAAGAGGGTATGTTCCTTTACAAGAACAATTTCTTTCAGATGTAGTAAAAACAAAGGTGGAGATAAGTGACGTTGAGATGGGAAAAAGTATGATTTGGGAAAGACTATATGGGAAAAGGGTGCTTCTTGTACTTGACGATTTGAATGACTATGGCCAATTAGGCCTCTGGGGAACTAGTTCATGGTTCGGTGAAGGAACTGTAATAATCATTACAATGAGAGAAGAAGACCTACCGAGTATGCATGAAGTTGATTCTGCTTTTCGTATTAATCCAATGAACGCAAACGAGTCCCTCGAGCTTCTTAGTTGGCACGCATTTAGAGAACCAAAACCAAAAAAAGAATACCGTGTACTTGCAAAAAGAGTAGTTGCTTATTGTGGAGCACTACCTCTAGCTCTCGAAGTCATTGGAACTTATTTATACAAAAGGACGAAAGATGAATGGAATAGAGTATTGATAAGATTAGACAATATTCCCCAGCATGAAGTTCCACAGATATTGAAAATAAGCTTCGACGGTTTATCTAATCAAATAGAAAAAGATTTATTTCTTGATGTATGTTGTGTCTTTGTTGGTAAAAGCAGAGCCTATGTTACCAAGATCCTAAATGGCTGTGGAGTAGACCCTGATAGTGGAATAAGAGTTCTCATAAAGCGTAACCTCATCAAAgttaaagaaaacaacaaatttgGAATGCATCATTTGCTACGAGAAATGGGAAGTGAAATTATTAGTGAAATTTCAAGAGAGGAATCTAGGAAGAACAGTCGACTGTGGTTTGATGAGGATTTACAACATGTACTGTCAGAGAACACT CTCTTTTCATCACCGGGTACAAAAGTCATTCAGAGATTGTATAACGGAAGAGATTTCTTCGAACGTTATCCTTTAGAGGTAAGAGACCCATCAAGACTGCTGAAATTCGCTGAAGATTACGAATTCCATCCTAAGAAACTGAGATGGATCAGTCTGCAAAGGTTTTCTTCAAAATACCTACCTAACGACTTTTATCTGCATGATGCAATAGCGATTGATTTAAAACACAGTCTTCTTCGATTCCTTTGGAAAGAAACCCCCAAG GTTTTGGCGTGTCTAAAAGTCCTGAATCTTAGTCACTCGAAGTACTTGACAAAAACCCCTGACTTTTCGAGACTACCAAGTCTTGAACAGCTCATTCTCAAAGATTGTCCTAGATTGCGCCAAGTACACCAATCTATTGGATGTCTCTGCAATCTTATACTGCTAAATTTGAAGGACTGTACAAGTCTAAGCACTCTCCCCAGTGAGATATGTAAGttgaaatctttgaaaactctcaTTATATCTGGTTGTTCGAAAATTGACCTATTGGAAAAAGATATAGTGCAAATGGAATCCTTGAGAACTCTAATTTCTGAAAATACAGATGTGAAACAAGTGCCTTTTTCAATTGTAAGCTCAAAAAGCTTTGCATATTTATTCCTACCTGGATTTGAGGGATtatcacataatttttttccttcTGTGATTCGGTCTCTGATGTCGCCAACAATGAATCCCTTATCTTATATTCATTCCTTCATGGATATGGTGGATAATAGTTGGGATGATATTTCACCATTGCTTAGCAACCTTGCAAATCTTCGAAGTGTTTTGGTGCAATGTGACGCCAAGTTTGAACTATATGAGCAAGTAAAAACTATATTGGTCGAATATGATGCAAATATTACAGAATCAGGAATTTCAAAGGATAAGTTCAAGGCTTCTCTGACTGGCGTTGGAAGATACAAAGAATTCTTCAATACTGTCAGCGATAGCATACCTAAG GTATTTGCAAGCAGTGAGTCATGTGATGTTTCTCTCCCAGGTGACAACGATCCTTATTGGTTGGCCCATATGGGTGATGGACATTCTGTTTATTTCACTGTGCCTCAAGATCGTGTGGTGAAGGGAATGGCTTTGTGTGTGGTTTATTTATCAACCTCCGAAATCATTGAACCTGAACTTACTACTGTCTTAATTGTTAATTACACGAAGTGCACATGCCAAATACACAACCATGGCACAGTAATTTCCTTTAATGATGAAGATTGGCCTGACATAATGTCAAATTTAGGATCAGGAGATAAAGTGGAGATTTTTGTGACTTTTGGTGATGGATTGGTGGTCAAGAACACAGCTGTCTATTTGATATGTGGTGAATCAAATGAGTTAGAAAAGGAGGCTGTGCCAAAGAAAAAATCGCTCCTTAAATTCATAAAGAGAACTCTAAT CTGA
- the LOC137818320 gene encoding disease resistance protein RPV1-like isoform X2 — protein sequence MFCPFITKLSHLMYVFRRVILVKPSKQLHRKHSHDNNWSMAFPDGATHSPKLQISLDGMRTITVGLQSRVKDVILTIKSKSTQVFTIAICGMEGSGRTTLAKAIYNQIHGTFTEKSFIEDIAQVSQTRGYVPLQEQFLSDVVKTKVEISDVEMGKSMIWERLYGKRVLLVLDDLNDYGQLGLWGTSSWFGEGTVIIITMREEDLPSMHEVDSAFRINPMNANESLELLSWHAFREPKPKKEYRVLAKRVVAYCGALPLALEVIGTYLYKRTKDEWNRVLIRLDNIPQHEVPQILKISFDGLSNQIEKDLFLDVCCVFVGKSRAYVTKILNGCGVDPDSGIRVLIKRNLIKVKENNKFGMHHLLREMGSEIISEISREESRKNSRLWFDEDLQHVLSENTLFSSPGTKVIQRLYNGRDFFERYPLEVRDPSRLLKFAEDYEFHPKKLRWISLQRFSSKYLPNDFYLHDAIAIDLKHSLLRFLWKETPKVLACLKVLNLSHSKYLTKTPDFSRLPSLEQLILKDCPRLRQVHQSIGCLCNLILLNLKDCTSLSTLPSEICKLKSLKTLIISGCSKIDLLEKDIVQMESLRTLISENTDVKQVPFSIVSSKSFAYLFLPGFEGLSHNFFPSVIRSLMSPTMNPLSYIHSFMDMVDNSWDDISPLLSNLANLRSVLVQCDAKFELYEQVKTILVEYDANITESGISKDKFKASLTGVGRYKEFFNTVSDSIPKVFASSESCDVSLPGDNDPYWLAHMGDGHSVYFTVPQDRVVKGMALCVVYLSTSEIIEPELTTVLIVNYTKCTCQIHNHGTVISFNDEDWPDIMSNLGSGDKVEIFVTFGDGLVVKNTAVYLICGESNELEKEAVPKKKSLLKFIKRTLM from the exons ATGTTCTGCCCGTTTATTACGAAATTGAGCCATCTGATGTACGTCTTCAGAAGGGTGATTTTGGTGAAGCCTTCAAAGCAACTGCACAGGAAACATTCTCACGACAACAACTGGAGCATGGCATTTCCAGATGGAGCCACGCACTCACCAAAGCTGCAAATTTCTTTGGATGGGATGAGAACAATCACAG TTGGATTACAATCCCGTGTGAAAGATGTGATTCTAACCATAAAAAGTAAATCCACCCAAGTTTTTACTATAGCGATATGTGGAATGGAAGGATCGGGTAGAACCACTCTTGCCAAAGCCATCTACAATCAAATTCATGGTACATTCACGGAGAAAAGTTTCATTGAAGATATTGCACAAGTTAGTCAAACAAGAGGGTATGTTCCTTTACAAGAACAATTTCTTTCAGATGTAGTAAAAACAAAGGTGGAGATAAGTGACGTTGAGATGGGAAAAAGTATGATTTGGGAAAGACTATATGGGAAAAGGGTGCTTCTTGTACTTGACGATTTGAATGACTATGGCCAATTAGGCCTCTGGGGAACTAGTTCATGGTTCGGTGAAGGAACTGTAATAATCATTACAATGAGAGAAGAAGACCTACCGAGTATGCATGAAGTTGATTCTGCTTTTCGTATTAATCCAATGAACGCAAACGAGTCCCTCGAGCTTCTTAGTTGGCACGCATTTAGAGAACCAAAACCAAAAAAAGAATACCGTGTACTTGCAAAAAGAGTAGTTGCTTATTGTGGAGCACTACCTCTAGCTCTCGAAGTCATTGGAACTTATTTATACAAAAGGACGAAAGATGAATGGAATAGAGTATTGATAAGATTAGACAATATTCCCCAGCATGAAGTTCCACAGATATTGAAAATAAGCTTCGACGGTTTATCTAATCAAATAGAAAAAGATTTATTTCTTGATGTATGTTGTGTCTTTGTTGGTAAAAGCAGAGCCTATGTTACCAAGATCCTAAATGGCTGTGGAGTAGACCCTGATAGTGGAATAAGAGTTCTCATAAAGCGTAACCTCATCAAAgttaaagaaaacaacaaatttgGAATGCATCATTTGCTACGAGAAATGGGAAGTGAAATTATTAGTGAAATTTCAAGAGAGGAATCTAGGAAGAACAGTCGACTGTGGTTTGATGAGGATTTACAACATGTACTGTCAGAGAACACT CTCTTTTCATCACCGGGTACAAAAGTCATTCAGAGATTGTATAACGGAAGAGATTTCTTCGAACGTTATCCTTTAGAGGTAAGAGACCCATCAAGACTGCTGAAATTCGCTGAAGATTACGAATTCCATCCTAAGAAACTGAGATGGATCAGTCTGCAAAGGTTTTCTTCAAAATACCTACCTAACGACTTTTATCTGCATGATGCAATAGCGATTGATTTAAAACACAGTCTTCTTCGATTCCTTTGGAAAGAAACCCCCAAG GTTTTGGCGTGTCTAAAAGTCCTGAATCTTAGTCACTCGAAGTACTTGACAAAAACCCCTGACTTTTCGAGACTACCAAGTCTTGAACAGCTCATTCTCAAAGATTGTCCTAGATTGCGCCAAGTACACCAATCTATTGGATGTCTCTGCAATCTTATACTGCTAAATTTGAAGGACTGTACAAGTCTAAGCACTCTCCCCAGTGAGATATGTAAGttgaaatctttgaaaactctcaTTATATCTGGTTGTTCGAAAATTGACCTATTGGAAAAAGATATAGTGCAAATGGAATCCTTGAGAACTCTAATTTCTGAAAATACAGATGTGAAACAAGTGCCTTTTTCAATTGTAAGCTCAAAAAGCTTTGCATATTTATTCCTACCTGGATTTGAGGGATtatcacataatttttttccttcTGTGATTCGGTCTCTGATGTCGCCAACAATGAATCCCTTATCTTATATTCATTCCTTCATGGATATGGTGGATAATAGTTGGGATGATATTTCACCATTGCTTAGCAACCTTGCAAATCTTCGAAGTGTTTTGGTGCAATGTGACGCCAAGTTTGAACTATATGAGCAAGTAAAAACTATATTGGTCGAATATGATGCAAATATTACAGAATCAGGAATTTCAAAGGATAAGTTCAAGGCTTCTCTGACTGGCGTTGGAAGATACAAAGAATTCTTCAATACTGTCAGCGATAGCATACCTAAG GTATTTGCAAGCAGTGAGTCATGTGATGTTTCTCTCCCAGGTGACAACGATCCTTATTGGTTGGCCCATATGGGTGATGGACATTCTGTTTATTTCACTGTGCCTCAAGATCGTGTGGTGAAGGGAATGGCTTTGTGTGTGGTTTATTTATCAACCTCCGAAATCATTGAACCTGAACTTACTACTGTCTTAATTGTTAATTACACGAAGTGCACATGCCAAATACACAACCATGGCACAGTAATTTCCTTTAATGATGAAGATTGGCCTGACATAATGTCAAATTTAGGATCAGGAGATAAAGTGGAGATTTTTGTGACTTTTGGTGATGGATTGGTGGTCAAGAACACAGCTGTCTATTTGATATGTGGTGAATCAAATGAGTTAGAAAAGGAGGCTGTGCCAAAGAAAAAATCGCTCCTTAAATTCATAAAGAGAACTCTAATGTGA
- the LOC137819606 gene encoding disease resistance protein RPV1-like, giving the protein MEFASSSSSSSSFLNSEPQFRYDVFINFWGEDIGRKLVSHLHSALLQAQVKTFIKEGNLQEGMELEEHMREIAASKIAIIVFSKSYTESTCCLLQLEKIIGCNEIFGQIVVPVFYEIDLLDVRKALEEAAHKRYSGERLKFPLSRRSYELNRPVGMSGLDVRDFRHDAELVERIVSRVQTLLDYKDLSITQFPVGLEWHVEKVIGCIENHSTRVCMIGIWGMGGSGKTTIAKAIYNRIYRSFIGKSFINLRQVCDQEYDCDLQENVPFDLLKSYLLNPNYKKISVAMRTIIQDELYRRKWLIVLDQVDKVREFGLLENLCERREWFGQGTVIIITARDIRLLNRLKVDYVYKMDDVMKKKEPRKPFNWHALWGSKTKKRLE; this is encoded by the exons ATGGAGTtcgcctcttcttcttcttcatcatcatcctTCTTAAACTCAGAACCCCAGTTCAGATACGATGTGTTCATCAACTTCTGGGGAGAAGACATCGGTAGAAAGTTGGTTTCTCATCTCCATTCTGCCCTTTTACAAGCTCAAGTCAAAACTTTCATCAAGGAGGGGAATCTGCAGGAGGGAATGGAGCTGGAAGAACACATGCGAGAAATAGCAGCCTCTAAGATTGCAATAATCGTTTTCTCCAAATCATACACTGAATCTACCTGCTGTCTTCTTCAGCTTGAAAAAATCATTGGATGCAACGAAATTTTTGGACAAATAGTTGTGCCCGTATTTTACGAGATTGACCTATTGGACGTACGAAAAGCGTTGGAAGAAGCTGCACACAAAAGGTATTCAGGAGAACGACTGAAATTTCCATTGTCCAGGCGGAGCTATGAACTCAACAGACCTGTAGGTATGAGTGGTTTGGATGTCAGAGATTTCAG GCATGATGCTGAACTTGTTGAGCGAATTGTTAGCCGCGTTCAGACATTGCTGGACTATAAAGACTTGTCTATTACCCAATTTCCTGTTGGATTAGAGTGGCACGTGGAAAAGGTGATTGGATGTATTGAAAATCATTCCACCAGAGTCTGTATGATAGGAATATGGGGAATGGGAGGATCAGGTAAAACTACCATAGCCAAAGCCATCTATAATCGAATTTATCGTTCATTCATCGGTAAGAGTTTTATAAATCTTAGACAAGTTTGTGATCAAGAATACGACTGTGATTTGCAAGAAAATGTTCCTTTTGATCTCCTAAAATCCTACCTCCTAAATCCCAACTACAAGAAGATAAGCGTTGCGATGAGAACTATAATCCAGGATGAACTTTATCGAAGAAAGTGGCTGATTGTGCTTGATCAAGTTGATAAAGTGAGAGAGTTTGGCCTATTAGAAAATCTCTGCGAGAGGCGTGAATGGTTCGGTCAAGGAACTGTGATAATCATTACAGCTAGAGATATTCGTTTACTGAACCGACTCAAAGTTGATTATGTTTATAAAATGGATGATGTTATGAAGAAAAAAGAGCCCCGTAAGCCTTTTAATTGGCATGCCTTATGGGGAAGCAAAACCAAGAAAAGGCTTGAATGA